One genomic window of Gossypium hirsutum isolate 1008001.06 chromosome D11, Gossypium_hirsutum_v2.1, whole genome shotgun sequence includes the following:
- the LOC107939868 gene encoding homeobox-leucine zipper protein ATHB-8, giving the protein MKRRAMETIDKLLETRTNLHGLQEFKCPVALAEHYKPLTCRFRELVSQQSLFIMPICAGLIGCAVLFLKVRQRMYISARAEELFNQALHHLRQISQEISQPNVTVWGRRPAALRALSHKLSKGFNEAVNGFTDEGWSMLETDGVDDVTLLVNSSPGKMMDINFSYSNGFPSMGNAVLCAKASMLLQNVPPAILLRFLQKHRSEWADSGIDAYSAAAVKAEPCSLPVPRGGSFGGQVIFP; this is encoded by the exons atgaaaagaAGGGCAATGGAGACAATAGATAAATTATTGGAGACAAGAACAAATCTACATGG GTTACAGGAATTCAAGTGTCCAGTTGCTCTGGCAGAGCATTACAAACCTTTGACCTGTCGTTTTCGTGAATTGGTCTCCCAGCAGTCTCTTTTTATCATGCCTATTTGTGCCGGG CTTATAGGGTGTGCAGTATTGTTCTTGAAAGTCCGTCAAAGAATGTATATTTCGGCTAGAGCAGAGGAGCTTTTCAATCAG GCTTTGCATCATTTGAGGCAGATTTCTCAGGAAATATCTCAGCCGAATGTTACTGTTTGGGGGAGAAGACCTGCAGCTCTGCGTGCACTTAGTCACAAATTGAGCAA GGGATTTAATGAGGCTGTTAATGGGTTTACTGATGAAGGATGGTCGATGCTGGAAACTGACGGCGTTGATGATGTTACCCTTCTTGTGAACTCGTCTCCTGGAAAGATGATGGACATaaatttttcttatagtaatggattTCCTTCAATGGGAAATGCGGTTCTATGTGCCAAAGCATCCATGTTATTGCAG AATGTGCCGCCAGCAATACTTCTCAGATTCTTACAGAAACATCGATCAGAGTGGGCAGATAGTGGTATTGATGCTTACTCTGCTGCTGCTGTTAAAGCTGAACCGTGTAGCTTGCCAGTGCCTCGAGGGGGAAGTTTTGGGGGTCAAGTCATTTTTCCATAA
- the LOC107939871 gene encoding uncharacterized protein gives MSLALHQTLRYNYNQLPAGNKRFEVEQNTLGGDFGGEASDLDDSSYKAYESGTSYSDSFESDGDRVDEPEVELVGEMIQKELDRLLDSSFWSLEDDFDSSSDHDLNNDMDYDKYGNKKYPLFNPQTDMRNPILIKGLVFPSRDILKDAVKQYGRINRVVTKLTRNDKLRVKAVCAPSCPWTLWASKLNPKDPMDRSWQIKTLVNHHKCSKVMKNKNITSKWMARHYLHKFQVDPNYSLTSLQNDIRVDFGTIVSRTKCMRAKIRALELVQGNHKAQYANIYDYLLELRRSNPGTTTICKLDCRLFQRLYICLEACKSGWLTGCRRILGLDGCWLKGYYGGHLLAAVGVDANDCIYPVAFAVVESENKQSWFWFLELLQRDLEIDNSYNICFMFDKQKGLIEAISLLFPNAEARNCARHLYNNFKNIEGFRGQVMRLTYWKAAKATFPRQFEETMFEMRSLSESAEAWLCDKDPRTWSRAHFSTRCKSDLLLNNNSECFNKIILEARDKPILTMLEIIRRKVMTSLVSMREATEKYPRPLCPRIQKKLSEIVSQSNNIWLIYAGNEKYEVDCGLGNKYVVDLLNSSCSCRKWDLSGIPCKHVVSCMQLLAVSPETYVNTSYTVSTQLNIYSHLINPVKGPMQWEHVRDMEPILPPIIRRPPERPKQTRRKEIDEVIKSGSKLSKTGQQANCSKSGKLGHNTRTCKGIVGGNQMASQSSSLQNLNKATSMDNTSSQPPLTQQSSNLRANFRAKLPFKRKSIL, from the exons ATGTCTCTTGCACTCCACCAGACACTACGATACAACTATAACCAGCTTCCAGCAGGGAACAAAA ggtttgaaGTTGAACAAAATACTTTAGGGGGAGATTTTGGAGGAGAAGCGTCTGACTTAGATGATAGTTCATATAAAGCTTATGAGTCAGGTACTTCTTATTCTGATTCTTTTGAGTCTGATGGTGATAGGGTAGATGAACCAGAGGTTGAACTAGTAGGTGAAATGATACAGAAGGAGTTAGACCGCTTACTAGATTCAAGTTTTTGGAGTTTAGAAGATGATTTTGATAGTAGCAGTGATCATGATTTGAATAATGACATGGATTATGATAAATATGGGAATAAAAAGTACCCTCTATTCAATCCTCAAACTGATATGAGGAACCCTATATTGATAAAGGGTTTGGTTTTCCCTAGTAGAGACATTTTAAAAGATGCAGTTAAACAGTATGGGAGGATAAATAGGGTAGTAACCAAACTAACTAGGAATGACAAGCTTAGGGTGAAAGCAGTCTGTGCACCTAGTTGTCCATGGACGTTATGGGCATCCAAGTTAAATCCCAAGGATCCAATGGATAGGAGTTGGCAAATTAAGACCTTAGTCAACCACCATAAGTGTAGCAAGGtaatgaaaaataagaatattACTTCAAAGTGGATGGCTAGACATTATTTACACAAATTTCAAGTTGATCCCAATTATTCCTTAACATCCTTACAAAATGATATTAGGGTGGATTTTGGAACAATAGTGTCTCGGACTAAATGTATGAGGGCTAAGATTAGGGCTCTAGAACTAGTTCAAGGGAATCACAAAGCTCAATATGCcaatatatatgattatttacTTGAGTTAAGGAGAAGCAACCCTGGTACAACAACCATCTGTAAATTAGACTGTAGGCTATTTCAGAGGCTTTATATATGCCTTGAAGCATGCAAATCAGGTTGGTTAACTGGTTGTAGGAGAATTTTAGGGTTAGATGGGTGTTGGCTGAAGGGATATTATGGTGGACATTTGCTTGCTGCTGTTGGGGTTGATGCCAATGATTGTATATATCCAGTGGCTTTTGCTGTAGTTGAGAGTGAAAACAAACAATCATGGTTTTGGTTCCTCGAGTTGTTACAGAGAGATTTAGAGATCGACAACTCCTACAATATATGTTTCATGTTTGACAAACAAAAG GGCTTAATAGAAGCGATTTCTTTGTTGTTCCCTAATGCTGAAGCAAGAAATTGTGCCAGACATctttacaataattttaaaaatatagaagGATTTAGAGGCCAAGTTATGCGCCTTACTTACTGGAAAGCTGCTAAAGCAACTTTTCCAAGACAATTTGAAGAAACAATGTTTGAAATGAGGTCACTGTCAGAATCTGCTgaggcttggctgtgtgacaagGATCCAAGAACTTGGTCAAGAGCCCACTTCTCAACCAGATGCAAATCTGATCTACTACTGAACAACAACAGTGAATGTTTCAACAag ATCATTTTAGAAGCTAGAGATAAACCTATCCTAACGATGTTAGAAATAATTAGAAGAAAAGTCATGACTAGTTTGGTTTCTATGAGAGAGGCTACTGAGAAGTATCCTAGACCTTTATGTCCAAGGATACAGAAGAAGTTGTCTGAAATTGTTAGTCAGTCCAATAA TATATGGCTGATATATGCTGGAAATGAGAAGTACGAGGTAGACTGTGGATTAGGCAACAAGTATGTGGTTGACCTCCTCAACTCCTCCTGTTCATGTAGAAAATGGGATTTGTCAGGAATCCCATGTAAGCATGTTGTTTCTTGCATGCAATTACTTGCTGTGAGCCCTGAAACTTATGTAAATACATCTTATACTGTCAGTACCCAGTTGAATATTTACAGCCACTTGATTAACCCTGTAAAAG GTCCTATGCAATGGGAACATGTAAGGGACATGGAACCCATTCTTCCTCCCATAATTAGAAGGCCCCCAGAAAGACCCAAACAAACAAGGAGGAAGGAAATAGATGAAGTAATAAAGAGTGGATCAAAATTAAGCAAGACAGGACAGCAAGCTAATTGCAGCAAAAGTGGCAAACTAGGCCATAATACAAGGACTTGCAAAGGGATTGTTGGGGGTAACCAAATGGCAAGCCAATCATCGAGCCTGCAAAATTTGAACAAAGCCACTTCAATGGATAACACATCAAGCCAACCACCCTTAACTCAACAAAGCTCAAACCTGAGAGCAAATTTTAGGGCCAAATTACCTTTCAAAAGGAAATCTATTTTGTGA